The sequence ATATCTTCATGCGTAAATGGCTTTCCTTTCCCTTCATTAAAACCTTTATCACTAAGTTTTGCCTCCTGTGCAGGTCCTTCACCAAATATTTTCCATGGTCGTGTGCCATAAATGCTTTCGCTGTTTACTTTCATCCATGCACCTATTTCTTCAACGATCTTTCTTTCTTTTTCATCGATGGAGCCATCACCACGCACAGGTATATTCAACATTAAGTTGCCATTTTTGCTCACAATATCAACCAGGGATTGAATCACTGTTTTTGCTGTTTTGTAGCCATTGTGTTCATAAATTCCACGGGCATAGTGCCAGCCGCCAATGCAGGTATCCGTTTGCCAGGGCAGCGGTTGAATATCGTTGGCCTGCCCTCTTTCAATATCCCATACCATGGCCTTGCGTTGGTCCTCATTTAACATTTTTCCGTTGAGTACTGCCCGAAGCTCTCCCTGTTCTTTAATGCTTTTATTGTACAAATGAGCAGCAATGCGCAAGCCTGCATCACTAACAGGCCAGAACGGAAGCTGGTCATCGTCGAAATAAACTACGTCGGGATCATATTTGTTGATGAGGTCTATAGTGCGGTTATAAAACTTTTCAATGTAGGCTTTGCCGGGTGGATATACACCATTGCCCCAATCCCATTGCTCGGTGAAATTACCCTTTAACTGGCCGGGGCTCAACGGATGATTTTGTGCATATAGCTCTTGCGGGTCCAATCCTTCCCACCACTTTCCTTTGCCATCTGCTTTTGTAAGTTTTCCATCATAAGGGATACCTGCAAACTGTCCGGTTTTATCTGCACCTTGCGCCAACTCATACCAGATCCATGCGTGTGATGCATGAACACTCACGCCGAACGGAAGTCCATTGTTTCTTGCCGCTTTTGCCCAACCGCCAATCAAATCTTTTTTAGGGCCAATTTTGGTAGCGTTCCAATGCTTTTGATACTTGCTATCATACAAATCAAAATTGTCGTGGTGATTGGCCATTGCCATAAAATACTGTGCACCCGCATTTTTATACAAA is a genomic window of Paraflavitalea devenefica containing:
- a CDS encoding alpha-L-fucosidase translates to MKRRTLIKGMAATLPSLWLSRALGNNFFEEPFTGEPIAKGPFKPTWESLQHYKTPEWFRDAKFGMWAHWGPQCEPEAGDWYARNMYGEGSGQYKIHLEKYGHPSKFGFKDVINEWKAENWDPEELVSLYKNAGAQYFMAMANHHDNFDLYDSKYQKHWNATKIGPKKDLIGGWAKAARNNGLPFGVSVHASHAWIWYELAQGADKTGQFAGIPYDGKLTKADGKGKWWEGLDPQELYAQNHPLSPGQLKGNFTEQWDWGNGVYPPGKAYIEKFYNRTIDLINKYDPDVVYFDDDQLPFWPVSDAGLRIAAHLYNKSIKEQGELRAVLNGKMLNEDQRKAMVWDIERGQANDIQPLPWQTDTCIGGWHYARGIYEHNGYKTAKTVIQSLVDIVSKNGNLMLNIPVRGDGSIDEKERKIVEEIGAWMKVNSESIYGTRPWKIFGEGPAQEAKLSDKGFNEGKGKPFTHEDIRFNVKGDVLYATAMGWPQDGKLAIKNLAINSTHFPKEIQKVEWVPTRQSLTFERTEKGLVVTLPAKNADELTHANVIRILS